From Polaribacter butkevichii, a single genomic window includes:
- a CDS encoding 6-pyruvoyl trahydropterin synthase family protein, with protein sequence MSTIRITKQFNFETGHALYGYDGKCKNVHGHSYKLSVTVSGKPIKDNTNVKFGMVIDFGDLKKIVNEEIVDIFDHATVFNKNTPHVELAKELQARDHHVILVDYQPTSEMMVIDFAEKIKNRLPENIKLYSIKLQETDSSFAEWFASENK encoded by the coding sequence ATGAGCACAATTAGAATTACCAAACAGTTTAATTTTGAAACAGGACATGCATTATATGGTTATGATGGAAAATGTAAAAATGTGCACGGACATTCTTACAAACTATCTGTAACTGTTTCTGGAAAACCAATTAAAGACAATACCAATGTAAAATTTGGTATGGTAATAGATTTTGGGGATTTAAAGAAAATTGTTAACGAAGAAATTGTTGATATTTTTGACCATGCCACTGTTTTTAATAAAAACACACCTCATGTAGAGTTGGCTAAAGAATTACAAGCAAGAGACCATCATGTTATTTTAGTTGATTACCAACCAACTAGCGAAATGATGGTGATAGATTTTGCCGAAAAAATTAAAAACAGATTGCCAGAAAACATCAAATTATATTCTATAAAACTACAAGAAACAGACTCTAGTTTTGCAGAATGGTTTGCTAGTGAAAACAAATAG
- a CDS encoding GH3 auxin-responsive promoter family protein — MSIKSLFAIPFAKIATKKVYKWANNPHKTQEKVFKNLLSKGSKTAFGKDHNFSNITTYEDFKKEVNVTDYEGLRHYVDRVVAGEPDVLWTGKPLYFAKTSGTTSGAKYIPITKDSMPTHIKAARNALLFYIKEKNDASFVDGKMIFLQGSPVLADKNGIKLGRLSGIVAHYVPQYLLKNRLPSWETNCIEDWDTKVNAIVEETINEDMSVISGIPSWVQMYFEKLIEKTGKPISETFPNFNFFIYGGVNFEPYKNKFESLIGKKIDYIELYPASEGFIAYQDSQTEKGMLLQLDSGIFYEFIPADEFFNENPTRISLKDVKMGVNYAIILNTTAGLWGYNIGDTVEFTSTKPYRIKVTGRIKHFISAFGEHVIGKEVEKALNDSIKGTNINISEFTVAPQVSPESGLPYHEWFIEFENEPEDLEAFAAKIDASMQAQNIYYIDLIEGKVLRPLVIRKVKKGGFHEYMKSIGKFGGQNKIPQLSDNRKIADVLNNFLITA; from the coding sequence ATGAGCATCAAATCACTTTTTGCAATACCGTTTGCTAAAATAGCAACAAAAAAAGTTTACAAATGGGCAAATAACCCTCATAAAACACAAGAAAAGGTTTTTAAAAACCTACTCTCTAAAGGAAGTAAAACCGCTTTCGGAAAAGATCATAATTTTTCTAATATTACTACCTACGAAGATTTTAAAAAAGAAGTTAACGTTACAGATTACGAAGGCTTAAGACATTATGTAGATAGAGTTGTTGCCGGTGAACCTGATGTTCTTTGGACCGGAAAACCGCTTTACTTTGCAAAAACCTCGGGTACAACTTCTGGCGCAAAATACATACCTATTACCAAAGATTCTATGCCAACACATATTAAAGCGGCAAGAAATGCTTTGTTATTTTATATCAAAGAAAAAAACGATGCTAGTTTTGTTGATGGAAAAATGATTTTTTTACAAGGAAGCCCTGTTTTAGCCGATAAAAACGGCATAAAACTAGGTAGATTAAGCGGAATTGTAGCGCATTATGTTCCTCAGTATTTATTAAAAAACAGGTTACCAAGTTGGGAAACCAACTGTATAGAAGATTGGGATACCAAAGTAAATGCCATTGTAGAAGAAACCATTAACGAAGACATGTCTGTAATTAGCGGCATTCCGTCTTGGGTACAAATGTATTTTGAAAAATTAATAGAAAAAACAGGTAAACCAATATCAGAAACGTTTCCTAATTTTAATTTCTTTATTTATGGAGGCGTTAATTTTGAGCCTTATAAAAATAAATTTGAAAGTTTAATTGGTAAAAAGATAGATTACATAGAGTTGTATCCTGCCTCAGAAGGATTTATTGCCTATCAAGATTCTCAGACAGAAAAAGGAATGTTGTTGCAATTAGATTCTGGTATTTTTTATGAATTTATTCCTGCGGATGAGTTTTTTAACGAAAACCCAACAAGAATTTCTTTAAAAGATGTAAAAATGGGCGTTAATTATGCCATTATTTTAAACACCACAGCAGGTCTTTGGGGATATAATATTGGTGATACCGTAGAGTTTACATCAACAAAACCTTATCGAATTAAAGTTACCGGTAGAATAAAACATTTTATATCCGCCTTTGGCGAACATGTTATTGGTAAAGAAGTAGAAAAAGCACTAAACGACTCTATTAAAGGCACAAATATAAACATTAGCGAATTTACAGTAGCACCACAAGTAAGCCCAGAAAGTGGTTTACCGTATCATGAATGGTTTATAGAGTTTGAAAACGAACCAGAAGATTTAGAAGCTTTTGCGGCTAAGATTGATGCTTCTATGCAGGCTCAAAATATTTATTATATCGATTTAATTGAAGGAAAAGTTTTACGTCCTTTGGTGATTAGAAAAGTAAAAAAGGGTGGTTTTCATGAATATATGAAATCTATTGGTAAATTTGGAGGACAAAATAAGATTCCGCAATTATCTGACAACAGAAAAATTGCAGATGTTTTAAATAATTTTTTAATTACAGCATAA
- a CDS encoding M23 family metallopeptidase produces MAKKNNKKGKLKEKLTDKYRLVVLNEDTFEERFSLKLSRLNVFVLGGFFSILLIASTILLIAFTPLKEYIPGYSSSALKRKAANLTFEADSLKTKLAILENYTKALKPVLTGDIEPDNIDSIQVEARHRLIDESKLDASKEDSIFREKVESETRFSIQKNAQSNVKIVFFAPLNGTISQSFDASAKHFAVDITAKTGTPIKATADGTVIFSGWTAETGYVIILKHAKDYISVYKHNGNLLKEQGDFVKSGEVIATVGSTGELTTGPHLHFELWNGGYSVNPTNFIDFK; encoded by the coding sequence GTGGCTAAAAAAAATAACAAAAAAGGAAAACTTAAAGAAAAACTGACCGACAAATACAGGTTGGTTGTTTTAAATGAAGATACTTTTGAAGAGCGTTTTTCATTAAAACTATCTAGATTAAATGTTTTTGTTTTAGGCGGCTTTTTTTCTATTTTATTAATAGCCAGCACCATTTTATTAATAGCCTTTACCCCTTTAAAAGAATATATACCCGGTTATTCCTCTTCCGCTTTAAAAAGAAAAGCAGCCAATTTAACTTTTGAAGCAGACTCTTTAAAAACTAAATTAGCCATTTTAGAAAACTATACAAAAGCCTTAAAACCTGTATTAACAGGCGATATTGAACCCGATAATATAGATTCTATTCAGGTTGAAGCAAGACACCGTTTAATAGACGAAAGCAAGCTAGATGCCTCTAAAGAAGATTCTATATTTAGAGAAAAAGTAGAAAGCGAAACCCGATTCTCTATACAGAAAAATGCGCAAAGCAATGTTAAAATTGTATTTTTTGCTCCTTTAAATGGTACTATTTCTCAAAGTTTTGATGCAAGTGCAAAACATTTTGCCGTAGACATTACCGCAAAAACAGGAACCCCAATTAAAGCAACGGCAGATGGTACTGTTATATTTTCTGGATGGACTGCAGAAACGGGCTACGTTATTATTTTAAAACATGCTAAAGATTATATTTCTGTTTACAAACACAACGGAAATTTACTAAAAGAACAAGGAGATTTTGTAAAATCTGGCGAAGTTATTGCCACTGTAGGTTCTACCGGAGAATTAACAACCGGACCTCATTTGCATTTTGAACTCTGGAACGGTGGTTATTCTGTAAACCCAACAAATTTTATTGATTTTAAATAA
- the nadD gene encoding nicotinate (nicotinamide) nucleotide adenylyltransferase, with product MKIGLYFGTFNPIHIGHLIIANHMVEYSDLDEIWMVVTPHNPFKKKSSLLENHHRFEMVYRATENYVKIKPSDIEFKLPQPNYTVYTLANITELHPDKEFCLIMGEDNLKSLHKWKNYETILEHHHIYVYPRIAEGTVDHQFKNHSKIHKVDAPIVQISSTMIRKGIKNQKNIQPLLPKEVWEYADEMNFYKK from the coding sequence ATGAAAATCGGTTTATATTTTGGCACCTTTAACCCCATACATATTGGGCATTTAATTATTGCCAATCACATGGTAGAATATTCAGATTTAGATGAAATTTGGATGGTGGTAACCCCTCATAATCCGTTTAAAAAGAAAAGTTCTTTACTAGAAAATCATCATCGATTTGAAATGGTTTACAGAGCAACAGAAAACTATGTAAAAATTAAACCTTCTGATATTGAATTTAAATTACCACAACCCAATTACACCGTATATACATTAGCAAATATTACAGAGTTACATCCAGACAAAGAATTTTGTTTAATTATGGGTGAAGACAATTTAAAGAGTTTACATAAATGGAAAAATTATGAAACTATTTTAGAGCATCATCATATTTATGTATATCCAAGAATTGCAGAAGGTACTGTAGATCATCAATTTAAAAATCATTCTAAAATTCATAAGGTAGATGCACCTATTGTGCAGATCTCTTCTACCATGATTAGAAAGGGTATAAAAAATCAAAAAAACATACAACCACTCTTGCCAAAAGAAGTTTGGGAGTATGCCGATGAAATGAATTTTTACAAAAAATAA
- the gmk gene encoding guanylate kinase encodes MSDFKGKLFVFSAPSGSGKTTIVRHLLKQERFNLEFSISATSRAPRGEEKDGEDYYFINLREFKDKIKNDEFLEWEEVYRDNFYGTLKSEIERIWALKKHVIFDIDVVGGLRIKKKYPNETLSVFVKPPSVDELKIRLKKRSTESEDKINMRIAKASVELATAPQFDKIIKNYILEDALKEAEDLMSSFLGLE; translated from the coding sequence ATGTCAGATTTTAAAGGAAAATTATTCGTTTTTTCGGCACCTTCTGGTTCAGGTAAAACTACAATTGTACGTCATTTATTAAAACAAGAAAGATTTAATTTAGAATTCTCTATTTCTGCTACTTCTAGAGCACCAAGAGGAGAAGAAAAAGATGGTGAAGATTATTACTTTATCAATTTAAGAGAATTTAAAGATAAAATTAAAAATGATGAATTTTTAGAGTGGGAAGAAGTTTATAGAGACAACTTTTATGGCACTTTAAAAAGTGAAATTGAACGTATTTGGGCATTAAAAAAACATGTTATTTTTGATATTGATGTGGTTGGCGGATTACGAATTAAAAAGAAATACCCAAATGAAACCTTGTCTGTTTTTGTAAAACCACCAAGTGTAGATGAATTAAAAATTCGTTTAAAAAAGCGTTCTACAGAAAGTGAAGACAAAATAAACATGCGTATTGCAAAAGCTTCTGTAGAGTTAGCAACGGCTCCGCAGTTTGATAAAATCATAAAAAATTACATTTTAGAAGACGCTTTAAAAGAAGCAGAAGATTTAATGAGTAGTTTTTTAGGATTAGAATAG
- a CDS encoding YicC family protein has translation MTGYGKSVLQLPTKKVTIEIKSLNSKNLDLNVRIPSYYKEKELAVRKKLASALVRGKVDFSIFVEMTADETSTTINHGVVKEYMQQLRNVVQTGTTDDVELLKMAVRMPDALKTEREELDENEWNLINQSVDIAIKDIVQYRIDEAASLEIDFKERIANIKTYLEEVKALDGDRVENVKTRLKKAIDDLKVDTDENRFEQELIYYLEKLDINEEKVRLANHLDYFLQTMDSEDSNGKKLGFIVQEMGREINTTGSKANFAPMQKAVIQMKNELEQIKEQILNVL, from the coding sequence ATGACTGGTTATGGGAAGTCTGTATTACAATTACCTACAAAAAAAGTAACCATAGAAATTAAATCTTTAAACAGTAAAAACCTCGATTTAAACGTTCGTATTCCTTCTTATTATAAAGAGAAAGAATTGGCTGTTCGTAAAAAACTAGCAAGTGCATTAGTTCGTGGTAAAGTAGATTTTTCAATCTTTGTAGAAATGACTGCGGATGAAACTTCTACAACTATAAATCACGGGGTTGTAAAAGAATACATGCAACAACTAAGAAACGTTGTACAAACAGGCACTACAGATGATGTTGAGTTATTAAAAATGGCCGTAAGAATGCCAGATGCTTTAAAAACAGAACGCGAAGAATTAGATGAAAACGAATGGAATCTTATCAACCAAAGTGTAGATATTGCCATTAAAGATATTGTACAATATAGAATTGATGAGGCAGCTTCTTTAGAAATAGATTTTAAAGAAAGAATTGCTAATATTAAAACCTATTTAGAAGAAGTAAAAGCTTTGGATGGCGATAGAGTAGAAAACGTTAAAACACGTTTAAAAAAGGCTATCGACGATTTAAAAGTTGATACGGATGAAAATCGTTTTGAACAAGAATTGATTTATTATCTTGAAAAATTAGATATCAACGAAGAAAAAGTTCGTTTGGCAAATCATCTAGATTATTTTTTACAAACAATGGATTCTGAAGATTCTAATGGTAAAAAATTAGGATTTATTGTTCAGGAAATGGGACGAGAAATAAACACAACAGGTTCTAAAGCTAATTTTGCACCAATGCAAAAAGCAGTAATTCAAATGAAAAACGAATTAGAGCAAATTAAAGAGCAAATTTTAAACGTATTGTAA